From a region of the Salinispira pacifica genome:
- a CDS encoding transglycosylase domain-containing protein, translating into MSWKHLPRRLRTGLAVLLLLLIGWGGIRLILRIAPYAGNEALADLRFSRVYLDRRGGELAILPVDDQGLRRIFVPFEQFPPELEGLVLAAEDSRFRWHAGVDIPSLAAAAAGYFAGGEEVRGASTISMQLSSLLHPRPGTVGGKIREMLDAMQLETRLSKDEILELYINLVPMGFNVEGYPAASRRFYRKKLAQLSVEEMAVLAAVPRSPASFNPVNSLSAAVSSAEGILQAARMNPTHREFSRISAYERPEWPRRAPHFVRYVNARISLQLSGSHVPGITIPRGQIPSHQVPGGGKAGGYGTAARGYEPVITSLDPVLQNELEGVLRSSVEDAADFRIGNAAGLAVDPERGEILAYAGSSDFYDPARQGQVDGVQMLRQPGSTLKPFLYALALESGFTLSTVLPDIPMSFGRREVYVPGNYNNQYNGPVRLRQALSASLNVPAVYLLERLSVGAFSDTLIGLGFESLEEQSGSLGVSLALGGGNVSLYELLQGYLSFHGSGKNRPLVPFLFSESGDRDQAQAQDQDSVRVQDRIQNSDRDEESGRAWEPSTAAMIRDVLSDNDERIMTFGRNSPLKYDLPVMVKTGTSNQFNNIWAVGVAADLAAAVWMGNFSGETVISAPGSSLPAAAVHDIISRHSAGLPFDPPEGLVSREICTLSGEAAGPYCTSTIRELFRFNEVPGECSWHSMGRGGRVETRYPQLYGSWAEDYGYDILLQENAETAIHGAVNHALFFLDAGMPAGNQQLRLYLTGSGEGRLYRDGELLYRGSLPGEVLLMLLPGEHRLELQSGSGTGEFHYSVVR; encoded by the coding sequence ATGAGTTGGAAGCACCTTCCCCGTCGGCTCAGGACAGGTCTGGCGGTACTCCTTCTGCTCCTGATCGGGTGGGGGGGGATCCGCCTGATTCTCAGAATCGCTCCCTATGCCGGGAATGAGGCCCTTGCCGATCTGCGCTTTTCCCGGGTGTATCTGGACAGGCGGGGCGGCGAGCTTGCCATTCTCCCGGTGGATGATCAGGGGCTCAGGCGGATATTTGTTCCCTTTGAGCAGTTCCCCCCGGAGCTTGAGGGGCTGGTTCTTGCTGCGGAGGATTCACGCTTCCGGTGGCATGCAGGAGTCGATATTCCTTCTCTGGCTGCTGCAGCCGCGGGCTATTTCGCCGGAGGTGAAGAGGTACGGGGCGCAAGCACCATCAGCATGCAGCTCTCCAGTCTTCTGCACCCCAGGCCCGGGACGGTGGGGGGCAAGATCCGGGAAATGCTGGATGCCATGCAGCTTGAAACCCGTCTCAGCAAAGATGAAATTCTTGAACTTTATATTAATCTTGTTCCAATGGGGTTCAACGTGGAAGGCTATCCTGCGGCTTCCCGGCGCTTTTACCGGAAGAAGCTTGCACAACTCTCGGTGGAAGAGATGGCGGTTCTGGCGGCGGTCCCCCGAAGCCCCGCCTCATTCAATCCGGTGAATTCCCTCTCCGCCGCCGTCTCCTCCGCCGAAGGTATTCTTCAGGCAGCCCGAATGAACCCCACCCACCGGGAGTTCAGCCGGATCAGTGCATACGAACGTCCGGAATGGCCCCGCCGGGCTCCTCATTTTGTCCGTTATGTGAATGCGCGCATCTCTTTGCAGCTGAGCGGCAGCCACGTACCGGGGATTACTATCCCCAGAGGCCAGATACCCAGCCACCAGGTACCAGGCGGCGGGAAAGCAGGCGGCTATGGAACCGCAGCCCGGGGATACGAACCGGTGATAACCAGCCTGGACCCCGTCCTGCAGAATGAGCTGGAAGGGGTGCTTCGCTCCTCCGTTGAGGACGCCGCAGATTTCCGCATCGGAAATGCAGCCGGCCTGGCGGTTGACCCTGAACGGGGTGAAATTCTTGCCTACGCAGGATCCTCGGATTTTTATGACCCGGCGCGTCAGGGGCAGGTGGACGGAGTTCAGATGCTCCGCCAGCCGGGCTCAACCCTGAAGCCGTTCCTCTACGCCCTGGCTCTGGAGTCGGGGTTCACCCTCTCCACTGTTCTGCCGGATATTCCCATGAGCTTCGGCAGACGGGAAGTCTATGTGCCCGGGAACTACAACAATCAGTACAACGGTCCGGTACGACTCCGCCAGGCGCTTTCCGCCAGTCTCAACGTGCCGGCAGTGTATCTGCTGGAACGGCTCTCGGTGGGTGCCTTCAGCGACACCCTCATCGGCCTGGGGTTTGAAAGCCTGGAGGAACAGAGCGGCAGCCTGGGGGTGAGCCTTGCCCTGGGTGGCGGCAATGTATCTCTCTATGAACTGCTTCAGGGCTACCTGAGTTTCCACGGATCGGGTAAAAACCGTCCGCTGGTTCCGTTCCTGTTCTCTGAATCCGGAGACCGGGATCAGGCCCAAGCCCAGGACCAGGACTCGGTTCGGGTGCAGGACCGGATCCAGAACAGTGACCGTGATGAAGAGAGCGGCCGTGCCTGGGAGCCGTCCACCGCCGCCATGATCCGGGATGTACTCAGCGATAACGATGAGCGGATTATGACCTTCGGCAGAAATTCCCCCCTGAAATATGACCTCCCGGTGATGGTGAAAACCGGCACATCCAACCAGTTCAACAATATCTGGGCGGTGGGGGTTGCCGCCGATCTGGCTGCGGCTGTCTGGATGGGCAATTTCAGCGGAGAAACGGTGATCTCAGCTCCGGGGTCCAGTCTTCCCGCCGCGGCGGTGCACGATATTATCTCCCGGCATTCAGCAGGACTGCCCTTTGATCCGCCGGAAGGGCTGGTGAGCCGTGAAATCTGCACCCTCAGCGGTGAAGCCGCCGGCCCCTACTGCACAAGCACCATCCGGGAGCTGTTTCGTTTTAATGAGGTTCCCGGCGAATGCAGCTGGCATTCCATGGGAAGGGGCGGGAGAGTCGAGACCAGGTATCCCCAGCTCTACGGCTCCTGGGCAGAGGATTACGGCTACGATATCCTGCTGCAGGAGAATGCAGAGACGGCAATACACGGTGCGGTGAATCATGCCCTGTTTTTTCTTGATGCAGGAATGCCCGCGGGGAATCAGCAGCTGCGACTCTATTTGACCGGAAGCGGGGAGGGGAGACTCTACCGAGACGGCGAGCTGCTGTACCGGGGCAGCCTCCCCGGGGAGGTTCTGCTGATGCTTCTCCCCGGTGAACACCGCCTCGAACTCCAAAGCGGCTCCGGTACCGGGGAATTTCACTATTCGGTGGTGAGGTAA